The following proteins come from a genomic window of Pirellula staleyi DSM 6068:
- a CDS encoding c-type cytochrome encodes MPASRFLRPILLALLALLFCTAELPAVDPATTPSADSSQSAAAAQLGMVDPPLPDGTEAGKAQIGGFRVPQPLVVELFAAEPQLASPVAIGLDEQNRVYVAEEFRFNRGTEENRTRPFFLEDDLQLKTTADRLAMYEKYADRFEGGMNWFRKYSDQIRRVVDTDGDGKADQSTVFLTGLNDPLDGLASGVLAYRGNIYVTNIPKLYALRDDDGNGVADEKHAILDGFGVNCAFLGHDLHGLVIGPDGRLYFSVGDRGFHVKTKEGTTLSQPRRGAVFRCELDGSKLEVVHTGLRNPQELAFTDKGQLFTADNNCDKGDHSRLVWILKGADSGWNMAYQTIPQPYETGPWHAEKIWYVDGEPSTIGVRPACYLPPVGKLGAGPSGLAFHSGVGFAPELRGRFFHCNYTGNGGIESIAIERSGSSYKITKHEDFLKPISATDCDFGYDGKLYVSDFVGLDWSGKTRGGRIYTVSDPSQKELAITKEVQRFFAEGFEKKPSSQLASILAHDDYRARHRAQLMLVERATEETKASKTEAFDLLMAAAKSDESLKAKLHGIWGLGILIRTPHAIELNQRYDAATLLLATLDHPDIDIVAATCTALGEAYSLFPKALQTGVPAKLEALAASDDPARAFHALMALGDCCTTFKLATVLQTQLPRTETDSYLRHAVVYYLVHSASIDNIVALAKSENANDRLVATLVLRCWSDPTELGWKRESDAKVATAIQQLLEDADLVVATEAARVVNDLPIPALLPALANQAQRLTQGSLQVPDALARRVIEANFALAQEGSLDQLIAMVQSPLFSVTVRQETLAALRVWDQPSQRNRATGVWREVSGGNQQLLDKRLKEEVPRFLAAASSDLIPQIIELIDARKLATDDTSIVDIATNDRLPATARAFALKILVDRKSPQAIAIATKFTSDPVPAIRVASLEAFLTLDQEQGIAKLLARMSSADAYPSEKQAAIRLLSKLDKPEAIAAVVQQIEALKSGELTTALRLEAITAAAEPKVNEKLSAEVKQLLADRAKLAPIERLSTTLEGGNADHGRDIFYGHAQAQCARCHKIEERGGIAGPDLSGIGLRGSREHLLESIITPDTKIAPGFGTINLLLADGTTVTGVIKEENEQSIMLELASGEKRLIAAEDIEQRSTPKSAMPQMLTVLSESQIRDLIEYLSQQKIGPKPSVSE; translated from the coding sequence ATGCCTGCCAGCCGCTTTCTCCGCCCCATTTTGCTCGCGCTTCTTGCGCTGCTGTTCTGCACCGCCGAGCTCCCTGCAGTCGACCCCGCCACGACCCCATCAGCCGATTCTAGTCAGTCTGCCGCCGCGGCCCAGCTTGGCATGGTCGACCCACCCCTGCCAGATGGCACCGAGGCGGGAAAAGCCCAAATCGGCGGTTTTCGCGTTCCTCAGCCGCTAGTGGTCGAGCTGTTTGCCGCCGAGCCGCAACTCGCCAGTCCGGTCGCCATCGGCCTCGACGAGCAGAACCGGGTCTACGTCGCTGAGGAGTTCCGCTTCAACCGGGGGACGGAAGAGAACCGAACGCGTCCCTTCTTCTTAGAAGATGATCTGCAGTTAAAGACCACTGCCGATCGGCTGGCGATGTACGAAAAATATGCCGACCGCTTTGAAGGTGGCATGAATTGGTTTCGTAAATATAGCGATCAAATTCGCCGCGTTGTCGACACCGATGGGGATGGAAAAGCGGATCAATCGACCGTGTTTCTTACGGGACTCAACGATCCGCTCGATGGACTCGCTTCGGGTGTGCTGGCGTATCGCGGCAACATTTATGTGACAAACATACCCAAGCTCTACGCCCTGCGCGACGACGATGGCAATGGGGTGGCCGACGAAAAACATGCAATTCTCGATGGCTTTGGAGTGAACTGCGCGTTCCTTGGCCACGATTTGCATGGGCTGGTGATCGGCCCCGACGGTCGGCTGTATTTTTCGGTCGGCGATCGCGGGTTTCATGTCAAAACCAAAGAAGGAACCACACTTTCACAGCCTCGCCGTGGCGCAGTGTTTCGCTGCGAGCTTGATGGCAGCAAGCTCGAGGTAGTACATACCGGCCTGCGCAATCCCCAAGAATTGGCGTTTACAGATAAGGGCCAACTCTTTACCGCTGATAATAATTGCGACAAAGGAGATCACTCGCGATTGGTATGGATCCTTAAAGGTGCCGACAGTGGTTGGAATATGGCCTATCAAACTATTCCACAGCCTTATGAGACCGGTCCTTGGCATGCGGAAAAGATTTGGTATGTCGATGGAGAACCCTCGACGATTGGAGTGCGACCTGCATGCTATTTACCACCGGTCGGAAAGCTCGGCGCAGGGCCAAGTGGACTCGCGTTTCATAGTGGTGTCGGCTTTGCACCCGAGCTTCGAGGTCGCTTCTTTCACTGCAACTACACCGGCAATGGTGGAATCGAATCGATTGCCATCGAGCGGAGCGGATCGAGCTATAAAATCACGAAGCACGAAGATTTCCTGAAGCCGATTTCAGCGACCGACTGCGATTTTGGCTACGACGGAAAACTCTATGTCTCCGACTTTGTAGGACTCGATTGGAGCGGGAAAACCCGCGGCGGACGCATTTACACAGTCAGCGATCCTTCGCAAAAAGAGCTCGCAATTACGAAGGAAGTGCAACGGTTTTTTGCCGAAGGATTTGAGAAGAAACCGAGCAGCCAACTCGCCTCGATTCTCGCTCACGACGACTATCGCGCGCGACATCGCGCTCAGCTGATGCTCGTGGAACGAGCGACCGAAGAAACGAAAGCCTCGAAGACCGAAGCGTTCGATCTACTCATGGCGGCAGCGAAGTCGGATGAATCGCTCAAAGCCAAACTGCATGGCATTTGGGGGCTCGGAATCTTAATACGCACCCCGCACGCGATTGAGCTAAATCAGCGTTATGATGCCGCGACTCTGCTCCTTGCGACTTTAGACCATCCAGACATTGATATTGTGGCTGCTACATGCACAGCCCTTGGCGAAGCTTATTCTCTGTTTCCCAAGGCATTACAGACGGGAGTCCCAGCCAAGCTTGAGGCATTAGCTGCCAGCGACGACCCGGCGCGAGCATTTCATGCACTCATGGCGCTGGGTGATTGCTGCACAACCTTTAAACTAGCAACCGTTCTTCAAACGCAGTTGCCTCGCACCGAAACCGACTCCTACTTGCGACATGCGGTGGTCTATTATTTGGTTCACTCTGCATCGATCGACAATATCGTTGCACTTGCGAAATCAGAGAATGCCAACGATCGACTCGTCGCCACCCTGGTCCTGCGTTGCTGGAGCGATCCGACAGAGCTCGGCTGGAAGCGAGAAAGTGATGCGAAAGTTGCCACGGCAATCCAGCAACTGCTGGAGGATGCCGATTTAGTCGTGGCCACCGAAGCTGCTCGAGTTGTAAACGACTTGCCCATCCCAGCACTGCTACCCGCACTCGCCAATCAAGCGCAGCGTCTGACACAAGGCTCGCTGCAAGTGCCCGATGCACTCGCGCGACGCGTGATCGAGGCCAATTTCGCCCTCGCTCAAGAGGGCTCGCTCGACCAACTCATCGCGATGGTTCAGTCGCCACTGTTCAGCGTGACGGTACGCCAAGAAACGCTCGCCGCACTTCGCGTTTGGGATCAGCCCTCGCAGCGCAATCGCGCGACAGGCGTTTGGCGCGAGGTCTCTGGCGGTAATCAGCAGCTACTGGACAAACGACTCAAAGAAGAAGTGCCGCGATTCCTCGCTGCGGCTAGTAGCGATCTCATTCCCCAGATCATCGAGTTGATCGATGCTCGCAAACTCGCCACCGACGACACTTCGATTGTCGATATCGCCACGAACGATCGACTCCCAGCGACGGCACGAGCCTTTGCCTTGAAAATCCTGGTCGATCGCAAATCGCCACAAGCCATCGCGATCGCCACCAAGTTTACAAGCGATCCAGTTCCTGCGATTCGTGTCGCAAGCCTTGAAGCATTTTTGACGCTCGACCAAGAGCAAGGTATAGCGAAACTTCTCGCGCGGATGAGTTCGGCCGATGCATATCCGAGCGAAAAACAAGCGGCGATTCGCTTGCTGAGTAAGCTCGATAAACCCGAAGCAATCGCTGCTGTAGTGCAGCAAATTGAGGCACTGAAGTCGGGCGAGCTTACGACGGCACTCAGGCTCGAAGCCATCACTGCTGCTGCTGAGCCCAAGGTGAATGAGAAGCTTTCTGCCGAAGTGAAACAATTGCTCGCTGATCGTGCGAAGCTTGCGCCCATCGAGCGTCTTTCGACCACACTCGAAGGTGGTAATGCCGATCATGGTCGCGACATTTTCTATGGACACGCACAAGCGCAGTGCGCACGCTGTCACAAAATCGAAGAGCGTGGCGGGATCGCGGGACCGGATCTTTCGGGCATCGGTTTGCGAGGATCACGCGAACATCTTCTCGAATCGATCATCACACCCGATACCAAAATCGCTCCCGGATTTGGCACCATCAATCTGCTGCTTGCCGATGGAACTACCGTGACCGGCGTGATCAAAGAAGAGAACGAACAAAGCATCATGCTCGAACTAGCCAGCGGCGAAAAACGGTTGATTGCTGCCGAGGATATTGAGCAGCGATCGACTCCGAAGAGCGCGATGCCGCAGATGCTGACGGTCCTCAGCGAGTCGCAGATTCGTGATCTGATCGAGTACCTCTCGCAACAGAAAATCGGGCCAAAACCCTCGGTATCAGAGTAG
- a CDS encoding cytochrome c peroxidase, whose translation MDRFWKLLVALLVLLLPIAARGANYGLEVRPTSAAVSSDGKTILVVGPSSGAVHVIDVAEARKLKSIDVGQSLTAIARVGDSDLFAITDGKASELVFAKLTPRDGALTLVARTRLARSPHKIAVSKRGDIAISSLWQRTISIVDASLLAKLDVNSAAENLQSNGLSLRNFITEIALPFNPGEALFIDASRLLVADHFGGDYAIIDLANKTIATRFAVDGHQLRGLTLDERESRILFTRQLLDETLPTSLEHQMSGKLLQNQLCAIKLSSLPAVISSKDAGQRLEPSLVVNLDKTLASGAADPSSLVLTKNQLLITLAGRDELLILARDTFSKNASIPLGKRPLSIAGPTADGRFVVVDNLSDSISIVDSEQSWPRESVQLSTIDEAWPQLKGERLFYSGATSATGSLSCHSCHIDGHTHGLKSDTQGDATIGAPKRTLTLLGTSLTDRWSWTGQHQNLTQQVEQSLVSSMQMPKDLPLSSVSEIASYLHTLAVPPPLRIAETADDKAQQARGQQLFQSLDCKRCHIPPLTFTIQESVEVGLEDELGQKKFNPPSLRGVGQGKAFLHDSRAKQLRDVFEVHGHQLPRDLAAAELDDLLFFLESL comes from the coding sequence GTGGATCGGTTTTGGAAACTGCTCGTCGCGCTACTGGTGCTTCTACTGCCGATCGCTGCGCGCGGCGCAAACTATGGTCTAGAAGTACGACCCACGTCTGCTGCCGTATCGAGTGATGGCAAAACGATCCTTGTCGTTGGACCATCGAGCGGCGCAGTGCACGTGATCGATGTGGCTGAAGCACGCAAGCTGAAGTCGATCGATGTTGGCCAGTCGCTCACAGCCATCGCGCGCGTCGGCGATAGCGATCTCTTCGCGATCACCGATGGTAAAGCCAGTGAACTTGTCTTCGCGAAACTTACTCCGCGCGATGGCGCACTGACTCTGGTTGCTCGCACGCGACTCGCGCGATCGCCGCACAAGATTGCTGTGAGCAAGCGTGGCGACATCGCGATCAGCAGCTTGTGGCAGCGCACGATTTCGATCGTCGACGCCTCGCTGCTTGCCAAGCTCGACGTTAATTCTGCTGCGGAAAATTTGCAGTCAAATGGACTTTCGCTTCGGAACTTCATCACCGAGATTGCGCTTCCTTTCAATCCGGGCGAAGCCCTGTTTATCGATGCAAGCAGGCTGCTCGTTGCCGATCATTTTGGTGGCGACTATGCCATCATCGACCTTGCTAACAAGACGATCGCGACGCGCTTTGCAGTCGACGGACATCAGCTTCGCGGGCTAACGCTCGACGAGCGCGAGTCGCGCATTCTTTTTACGCGACAACTGCTCGACGAAACGCTTCCCACGTCGCTTGAGCATCAAATGAGTGGCAAACTTTTGCAGAACCAGTTGTGTGCCATCAAGCTGTCGAGCCTCCCAGCAGTGATCAGTAGCAAAGACGCCGGGCAGCGACTCGAGCCGAGCTTGGTCGTGAATCTTGATAAGACTCTCGCGAGTGGTGCAGCCGACCCATCGTCGCTCGTGCTAACGAAGAATCAGCTCCTGATTACACTCGCCGGTCGCGATGAGCTGCTGATCCTCGCGCGCGATACTTTTTCGAAAAACGCGAGTATTCCGCTAGGAAAACGGCCACTATCGATCGCAGGTCCCACGGCCGATGGCCGCTTCGTCGTGGTCGATAACTTGAGCGATTCGATCTCGATCGTTGATAGCGAGCAGTCGTGGCCGCGCGAATCGGTGCAGCTTTCCACGATCGATGAGGCTTGGCCCCAGCTGAAAGGTGAGCGACTGTTTTATAGCGGCGCGACATCAGCGACGGGTTCGCTAAGCTGTCATAGTTGTCACATCGATGGTCACACGCATGGCCTCAAGAGCGACACGCAAGGGGATGCCACCATCGGCGCGCCAAAGCGCACGCTCACACTCCTCGGCACCTCGCTCACCGATCGCTGGTCGTGGACCGGTCAGCATCAAAACCTCACGCAGCAAGTTGAGCAGTCACTCGTCTCGAGCATGCAAATGCCGAAGGATCTTCCGCTTAGCAGCGTGTCGGAGATTGCTTCCTATTTGCATACGCTCGCCGTTCCACCGCCACTTCGCATCGCTGAAACAGCCGACGACAAAGCACAACAAGCGCGCGGCCAGCAACTCTTTCAATCGCTCGATTGCAAGCGATGCCACATACCGCCGTTGACGTTCACCATTCAAGAATCGGTGGAAGTGGGGCTTGAAGACGAACTCGGCCAGAAGAAATTCAATCCGCCATCGCTGCGCGGCGTTGGGCAGGGGAAAGCTTTTTTGCACGACTCGCGCGCGAAACAGCTGCGCGATGTGTTTGAAGTGCACGGTCATCAGCTGCCACGCGATTTGGCAGCAGCGGAACTCGATGACCTTCTCTTTTTCCTCGAGAGTTTGTAA